The following are encoded in a window of Sphingobium sp. AP49 genomic DNA:
- a CDS encoding GntR family transcriptional regulator → MVHEKDDAMRTVGKRQVVRNAADSLRRRILASPPGEQIGSLPTLARELAVGIVTIQQAARILEHEGILEVRRGPGGGYYGRRPEMADLERMLSAYLCGEPGSWREILDITSLLFNRLCAAAARCEDMHLHGALQEVRAQIDGCDSMQKLGLLEGRLQDILFQMVSQPLFELLTRVALGSARDVERDGILSSTFDLAVWRRGRLRIIDAIAGRDPALAHFEADRQNRQVLSALCGFERI, encoded by the coding sequence ATGGTTCACGAAAAAGATGATGCGATGCGGACGGTCGGCAAGCGCCAGGTCGTGCGCAATGCCGCCGATTCGTTACGCCGCCGCATTCTCGCCAGCCCGCCGGGAGAACAGATCGGCTCGCTACCGACGCTCGCGCGCGAACTCGCGGTGGGTATCGTCACGATCCAACAGGCCGCACGCATATTGGAGCATGAAGGCATATTGGAGGTCCGACGCGGCCCGGGCGGCGGCTATTATGGTCGACGACCGGAAATGGCGGATCTGGAACGGATGCTGAGCGCCTATCTCTGCGGAGAGCCTGGTTCCTGGCGCGAGATACTCGACATCACCTCCCTGTTGTTCAATCGGCTCTGCGCTGCTGCCGCGCGATGCGAGGACATGCACCTACATGGCGCGTTGCAGGAGGTGCGTGCGCAGATCGACGGATGCGACAGCATGCAGAAGCTTGGCCTGTTGGAAGGCCGGCTACAGGATATTCTGTTCCAGATGGTCAGCCAGCCCCTGTTCGAACTGCTCACCCGAGTGGCGCTAGGCAGCGCACGGGATGTCGAGCGCGATGGCATCCTATCAAGCACGTTCGACCTGGCAGTCTGGCGTCGTGGGCGATTGCGCATCATCGATGCCATCGCCGGCCGGGATCCCGCACTCGCCCATTTTGAGGCTGATCGTCAAAATCGGCAGGTGCTGAGCGCCTTATGCGGGTTCGAGCGGATTTGA